Proteins co-encoded in one Halorussus vallis genomic window:
- a CDS encoding sulfatase-like hydrolase/transferase, which produces MTDHHGEARNVALIVLDTVRKDYFDEYAPRLRALSDSSFENARAASSWSVPSHTSIFTGELPSDHGVHSESFDADFSFAGIDTDETFLADLHEYRTVALSANSYLTPPFGFDAWFDEYHDFSIGSHTAESLFNEALSVQEYMKKTDEPEAWKRYLGFLEECLEHERPVKSFANGVWSQVGPKAKSWPVPELVDDGAKRISELVVESGANRGRDPLFLFANYMDAHTPLRNLVQHDTTMHDVPHSWSSREFNKWELNHDGKATAEYARNYRDVYAASIDYLDRKVAAAIQKFRRETDGETSVVIISDHGHNLGYEADKKQFHHTASMTEGILHTPLEIVNPPEGWPAAVTDHFSLADLGDLLVSLARGEPFSEDLLRETVVSETVGLLGAQNATWGRDFSEEEYAFWNRMMRVAYDGETKYQWNSLGETYEYRLDSDRPSWQEEVARDVPIPAAALEPFAVELDTYKREAAADDQEMDFDEGVQEQLKELGYL; this is translated from the coding sequence ATGACGGACCACCACGGCGAGGCCCGCAACGTCGCCCTGATCGTCCTCGACACGGTGCGCAAGGACTACTTCGACGAGTACGCCCCGCGACTCCGGGCGCTGTCGGACTCGTCGTTCGAGAACGCCCGCGCCGCGAGTTCGTGGAGCGTCCCGAGTCACACGAGCATCTTCACCGGCGAACTCCCCAGCGACCACGGCGTCCACTCCGAGAGCTTCGACGCCGACTTCAGTTTCGCCGGAATCGATACCGACGAGACGTTCTTGGCGGACCTCCACGAGTACCGTACCGTCGCGCTCAGCGCCAACTCGTATCTCACCCCGCCGTTCGGCTTCGACGCCTGGTTCGACGAGTACCACGACTTCTCCATCGGGAGCCACACCGCCGAGTCGCTGTTCAACGAGGCGCTGTCGGTCCAGGAGTACATGAAGAAGACCGACGAACCCGAGGCCTGGAAGCGCTACCTCGGCTTCCTGGAGGAGTGTCTCGAACACGAACGGCCCGTCAAGAGCTTCGCCAACGGCGTCTGGTCGCAGGTCGGCCCGAAGGCCAAGTCCTGGCCGGTGCCCGAACTCGTCGACGACGGTGCCAAGCGCATCTCCGAACTGGTCGTCGAGTCGGGCGCGAACCGGGGCCGGGACCCGCTGTTCCTGTTCGCCAACTACATGGACGCCCACACGCCGCTCCGGAACCTCGTCCAGCACGATACGACGATGCACGACGTGCCCCACTCTTGGAGTTCCCGCGAGTTCAACAAGTGGGAGCTAAACCACGACGGGAAGGCGACCGCGGAGTACGCCCGCAACTACCGGGACGTCTACGCGGCGTCCATCGACTACCTCGACCGGAAGGTGGCGGCCGCCATCCAGAAGTTCCGCCGGGAGACCGACGGGGAGACGAGCGTCGTCATCATCTCCGACCACGGCCACAACCTCGGCTACGAGGCCGACAAGAAGCAGTTCCACCACACCGCCAGCATGACCGAGGGCATCCTCCACACGCCGCTGGAGATCGTGAATCCGCCCGAGGGCTGGCCCGCGGCGGTCACCGACCACTTCTCGCTCGCGGATCTGGGCGACTTGCTGGTGTCGCTCGCCCGGGGCGAACCGTTCTCCGAGGACCTCCTGCGGGAGACGGTCGTCTCGGAGACAGTGGGCCTGCTCGGCGCGCAGAACGCCACCTGGGGCCGGGACTTCTCCGAGGAGGAGTACGCCTTCTGGAACCGAATGATGCGGGTGGCCTACGACGGCGAAACCAAGTACCAGTGGAACTCGCTCGGCGAAACCTACGAGTACCGCCTCGACTCCGACCGACCCTCCTGGCAGGAGGAGGTCGCTCGCGACGTGCCGATTCCCGCCGCGGCGCTCGAACCCTTCGCGGTCGAACTCGACACCTACAAGCGCGAGGCGGCGGCCGACGACCAGGAGATGGACTTCGACGAAGGCGTCCAGGAGCAGTTGAAGGAACTGGGGTATCTATAA
- a CDS encoding fructosamine kinase family protein: protein MADVPEDFVDRVATAVGSEPTAVAELDGGEIGVVRRVDLADGRTVVAKTGDAPLTVEARMLRYLETESDLPVPGMLHADNDLLVLEYVDGRATFTPAVERDAADRLAALHDVSAPTFGFPFDTLVGSVDLPNPWTDSWVEFYRDRRVEYAAGLVRESGRLPPSLAERVGEFADALDGLLVEPDAPGLVHGDLWTGNVLADPDAGEVRAFLDPACYYAHPEIELAYVDWTGTFGEAFFDRYRERRGIASGFFPERRDAYAVYPLLVHVYYFGESYVPELGETLSRLDF from the coding sequence ATGGCCGACGTTCCCGAGGACTTCGTCGACCGCGTCGCGACCGCCGTCGGCTCGGAGCCGACGGCGGTCGCCGAACTCGACGGTGGTGAGATCGGCGTCGTCCGCCGGGTCGACCTCGCCGACGGCCGCACCGTAGTCGCCAAGACCGGCGACGCGCCCCTGACCGTCGAGGCCCGGATGCTCCGGTACCTGGAGACTGAGAGCGACCTCCCGGTGCCCGGCATGCTCCACGCCGACAATGACCTGCTGGTGCTGGAGTACGTCGACGGCCGGGCGACATTCACCCCGGCGGTCGAGCGCGACGCCGCCGACCGCCTCGCCGCGCTCCACGACGTGAGCGCCCCCACGTTCGGCTTCCCCTTCGACACGCTGGTCGGCTCCGTCGACCTGCCGAACCCGTGGACCGACTCCTGGGTCGAGTTCTACCGCGACCGTCGGGTCGAGTACGCGGCCGGACTCGTGCGCGAGTCTGGCCGCCTCCCGCCGTCGCTGGCCGAGCGCGTCGGCGAGTTCGCCGACGCGCTCGACGGCCTCCTCGTCGAACCGGACGCGCCGGGGCTGGTCCACGGCGACCTCTGGACCGGAAACGTCCTCGCCGACCCCGACGCGGGCGAAGTGCGGGCGTTCCTCGACCCGGCGTGCTACTACGCCCACCCCGAAATCGAACTCGCCTACGTCGACTGGACCGGGACCTTCGGCGAGGCGTTCTTCGACAGGTATCGGGAGCGCCGGGGCATCGCGTCGGGGTTCTTCCCGGAGCGCCGGGACGCCTACGCGGTGTACCCCCTGCTGGTCCACGTCTACTACTTCGGCGAGTCGTACGTCCCGGAGTTGGGGGAGACGCTTTCTCGGCTGGATTTCTGA
- a CDS encoding YihY/virulence factor BrkB family protein — protein sequence MDARVERLYSTGRAVLREVRAEDVTFMAGSVAYHAFVSLLPVLVLLTLVVSTVGSETLATEIVGLVVAYFPPSVQSFVGTALSGGPATHVSLVSSVALLWGTFKIFRALDAAFAEIYDAERRSSPLHEAAETVLVLLAVVLSVVALGITGTAFAFPDWLPLTGAMNEILSVGVLMAAFLPMYYAFPNTEVTVREILPGVVVAALGWKALQVLFQLYAAVSTKSTAYGVAGGVLLALIWLYFGGLVLLVGAAVNAVLAGKDGDVAPGARQETSADRGRTERPSESVESEREFALALDRLVAEARDGGVPEESIRRALRTRADDRREASDEKSR from the coding sequence ATGGACGCTCGGGTCGAACGCCTCTACTCGACGGGACGGGCGGTCCTGCGTGAGGTGCGAGCCGAGGACGTGACGTTCATGGCCGGGAGCGTCGCCTACCACGCGTTCGTCTCGCTACTGCCGGTGCTGGTGTTGTTGACGCTCGTGGTGTCGACCGTCGGGAGCGAGACGCTGGCGACCGAAATCGTCGGCCTGGTCGTCGCCTACTTCCCGCCGAGCGTCCAGTCGTTCGTCGGGACCGCGCTGTCGGGCGGCCCAGCGACCCACGTCTCGCTGGTGAGTTCGGTCGCGCTCCTGTGGGGGACGTTCAAGATATTTCGGGCGCTCGACGCCGCCTTCGCCGAGATATACGACGCCGAGCGCCGGTCGTCGCCGCTCCACGAAGCCGCCGAAACCGTCCTCGTCTTGCTCGCGGTCGTGCTGAGCGTCGTCGCGCTCGGAATCACCGGGACGGCGTTCGCCTTCCCCGACTGGCTCCCGCTGACGGGGGCGATGAACGAGATACTCTCGGTGGGCGTGCTGATGGCGGCATTCCTGCCGATGTACTACGCCTTCCCGAACACCGAGGTGACGGTCCGGGAGATACTGCCCGGCGTCGTGGTCGCCGCGCTCGGGTGGAAGGCGCTTCAGGTCCTCTTCCAGTTGTACGCCGCCGTCTCGACCAAGTCGACCGCCTACGGCGTGGCCGGGGGCGTCCTGCTGGCGCTGATCTGGCTCTACTTCGGCGGCCTCGTCCTGCTGGTCGGCGCGGCGGTGAACGCCGTGCTCGCCGGCAAGGACGGCGACGTGGCGCCCGGCGCACGACAGGAGACGAGCGCCGACCGCGGTCGCACCGAGCGCCCGTCCGAATCGGTCGAGAGCGAGCGCGAGTTCGCGCTCGCTCTCGACCGACTGGTCGCCGAAGCGCGCGACGGCGGCGTTCCGGAGGAGTCAATTCGGCGCGCGCTCCGGACTCGGGCCGACGACCGCCGCGAAGCAAGCGACGAGAAGTCGAGGTGA
- a CDS encoding pyridoxamine 5'-phosphate oxidase family protein, giving the protein MARSIPPEAERLITSEPLMAHFATCADGRPHVAPVWYHYDAGTLEVLTGGRKLANVRKNPLVAVSIQKDIGGKTEWMVTLRGTATVVEDEQARRAAAERINPRYGAPPEEYSENVLVRVDVGSARYQTY; this is encoded by the coding sequence ATGGCCAGGTCGATTCCGCCCGAAGCCGAGCGACTCATCACCAGCGAACCGCTGATGGCCCACTTCGCCACCTGCGCCGACGGCCGCCCGCACGTCGCGCCGGTGTGGTACCACTACGACGCCGGCACGCTGGAGGTGCTCACCGGCGGACGAAAGCTGGCGAACGTCCGGAAGAATCCGCTGGTCGCCGTCTCGATTCAGAAGGACATCGGCGGGAAGACCGAGTGGATGGTGACGCTCCGGGGGACCGCGACGGTGGTCGAGGACGAGCAGGCGCGCCGGGCGGCCGCAGAGCGAATCAATCCCAGGTACGGCGCGCCGCCGGAGGAGTACTCGGAGAACGTGCTGGTCCGGGTCGACGTGGGGTCGGCGAGGTATCAGACGTACTGA
- a CDS encoding Vms1/Ankzf1 family peptidyl-tRNA hydrolase, whose product MDTNAYELRERIERVEAAEATENDLVTVAVPPDKPLGEALERVEEDRAEAEYIDDDGDDRAYLDALEAVRRILQHQETTPENGLVVYAGVVDGDVVEYVFDDLPTPVSEFVYERSNEFETDPLSGAEESAGTYGLLVVERGGAALGLTENEDVRVVEVFDSDVMGKTKAGGQSADRFERDRERQKEEFFESVADEAERAFLGDHGAESDSAGHGVDGLVLGGTSVTVEDFREGGHLDHRLEDRLVGDPLAVEYASEQGLRQLAEKASDRIADEERRETRELVDRFFGALAAGGAGSDGESGSDDGTGSDGESSAGSEAESVVYGRDAVDEALEYDAVETLLVAETLPVEEVRSLRERAENEGGECVVVPNDFEDGRRFAEAFDGLGAILRFPIE is encoded by the coding sequence ATGGACACCAACGCCTACGAACTCCGAGAGCGAATCGAGCGGGTCGAAGCGGCCGAAGCGACAGAGAACGACCTCGTCACCGTCGCGGTCCCGCCCGACAAACCCCTCGGCGAGGCCCTCGAACGCGTCGAGGAGGACCGCGCCGAGGCCGAGTACATCGACGACGACGGCGACGACAGGGCGTACCTCGACGCCCTCGAAGCGGTGCGCCGAATCCTCCAGCACCAGGAGACGACCCCCGAGAACGGACTGGTCGTCTACGCCGGCGTGGTCGACGGCGACGTGGTCGAGTACGTCTTCGACGACCTGCCGACGCCGGTTTCGGAGTTCGTCTACGAGCGGAGCAACGAGTTCGAGACGGACCCGCTGTCGGGCGCCGAGGAGTCGGCCGGCACCTACGGCCTGCTCGTGGTCGAACGCGGCGGGGCCGCGCTCGGTCTGACCGAGAACGAGGACGTGCGGGTCGTCGAGGTGTTCGACAGCGACGTGATGGGCAAGACAAAGGCGGGCGGCCAGTCGGCCGACCGGTTCGAGCGCGACCGCGAGCGCCAGAAGGAGGAGTTCTTCGAGTCGGTCGCCGACGAGGCCGAACGGGCGTTCCTCGGCGACCACGGCGCGGAGTCCGACAGCGCGGGCCACGGCGTCGACGGTCTGGTGCTGGGCGGGACGTCGGTGACGGTCGAGGACTTCCGGGAGGGCGGCCACCTCGACCACCGCCTCGAAGACCGCCTGGTCGGCGACCCGCTCGCGGTCGAGTACGCCTCCGAGCAGGGGCTGCGCCAGCTCGCGGAGAAAGCCAGCGACCGCATCGCCGACGAGGAGCGCCGGGAAACCCGCGAACTCGTCGACCGGTTCTTCGGCGCGCTCGCGGCCGGCGGCGCCGGGAGCGACGGCGAGAGCGGAAGCGACGACGGGACCGGAAGCGACGGAGAAAGCAGTGCCGGAAGCGAAGCGGAGTCGGTCGTCTACGGCCGCGACGCGGTCGACGAGGCGCTGGAGTACGACGCGGTCGAGACGCTGCTGGTCGCGGAGACCCTCCCGGTCGAGGAGGTGCGCTCGCTGCGCGAGCGCGCCGAGAACGAGGGCGGCGAGTGCGTCGTCGTTCCGAACGACTTCGAGGACGGCCGACGGTTCGCCGAGGCGTTCGACGGCCTCGGCGCGATTCTGCGGTTCCCCATCGAGTGA
- a CDS encoding right-handed parallel beta-helix repeat-containing protein, producing MVEPSRRRFLGGLAAAAAWRQSGGGSGRPSFPDTVVTATDELHRAFRNLDAGETVWIADDGAPYRTTEWLDIDVDGVTVVGPSVRRLVVPADGANVGGIRIGHGGHCENVEVRGVGYAGNPGGQDPGAKRLHGFVVRDATDVTLEGNSVTRTHPYHEHNSGGSGISVERRARNVRVAGNYVYDIGDRGIQLAGERILVTGNFVVDGFDHSIALDAWVPDERHARNVSVRGNVMGNNPEGALVGASGGRQASNVGYFDVSDNLGFGRHKSLCLVGFGQALRGIQIAGNVSVQTGEDRFAGVSLEIERAEDVTVRDNDLYGYGGPGINVGEGIADFVVSGNGIYDAGAEGIRVSGATDGAVRDNYVDGTGGVGVALDAARRVTVRGNRLDRVGGAGVVSRNADGPARHEVVGNYLRSFGTAAGDSTPPGFLVADSGLTVGWNRILRDGAPAIVERPDAGRNRYVDNRADGDGPDLWQIRSPTSAVVDHAPPVDAHRGLSVDGEGSTVRVEFEKPYAEPPQLTFGRRGGGIRDVEYTTDGDGNVDGARITVAGGTGVLDAFVDPA from the coding sequence ATGGTCGAACCGTCGCGTAGGCGGTTCCTCGGCGGTCTGGCGGCCGCTGCGGCGTGGCGACAGTCCGGGGGAGGGTCGGGCCGACCGTCGTTCCCGGACACCGTCGTCACCGCGACCGACGAACTCCACCGGGCCTTCCGGAACCTCGACGCGGGCGAGACGGTCTGGATCGCCGACGACGGCGCGCCCTACCGGACCACCGAGTGGCTCGATATCGACGTCGACGGCGTGACGGTGGTCGGCCCGAGTGTCCGGCGACTCGTCGTCCCGGCCGACGGCGCGAACGTCGGCGGAATTCGAATCGGCCACGGCGGCCACTGCGAGAACGTCGAGGTGCGGGGCGTGGGGTACGCCGGCAACCCCGGCGGCCAGGACCCTGGCGCCAAGCGACTCCACGGGTTCGTCGTCCGGGACGCGACCGACGTCACCCTCGAAGGCAACTCGGTGACCCGGACCCATCCCTACCACGAGCACAACTCCGGCGGGAGCGGCATCAGTGTCGAGCGACGGGCGCGGAACGTGCGCGTCGCGGGCAACTACGTCTACGACATCGGCGACCGCGGCATCCAACTCGCGGGCGAGCGCATCCTCGTCACGGGGAACTTCGTGGTCGACGGCTTCGACCACTCCATCGCCCTGGATGCGTGGGTTCCCGACGAGCGCCACGCCAGGAACGTCTCGGTTCGGGGCAACGTGATGGGGAACAACCCCGAGGGCGCGCTGGTCGGCGCGAGCGGCGGCCGGCAGGCATCGAACGTCGGCTACTTCGACGTCTCGGACAACCTCGGCTTCGGCCGGCACAAGTCGCTCTGTCTGGTCGGGTTCGGCCAGGCGCTCCGCGGTATCCAAATCGCCGGTAACGTCAGCGTCCAGACCGGCGAGGACCGGTTCGCGGGCGTCTCGCTCGAAATCGAGCGGGCCGAGGACGTCACCGTCCGGGACAACGACCTCTACGGGTACGGCGGCCCGGGAATCAACGTCGGGGAGGGAATCGCCGACTTCGTCGTCTCGGGCAACGGCATCTACGACGCCGGAGCCGAGGGTATCCGCGTCTCGGGCGCGACCGACGGAGCGGTCCGGGACAACTACGTCGACGGTACCGGCGGCGTCGGCGTCGCGCTCGACGCCGCGCGCCGGGTGACGGTGCGGGGCAACCGCCTCGACCGGGTCGGCGGCGCCGGCGTCGTCTCGCGGAACGCCGACGGTCCCGCCCGCCACGAGGTCGTGGGCAACTACCTGCGGTCGTTCGGAACCGCCGCGGGCGACTCGACGCCGCCGGGGTTCCTCGTGGCCGACTCGGGGCTGACCGTCGGCTGGAACCGGATTCTGCGGGACGGCGCGCCCGCGATAGTCGAGCGCCCGGACGCGGGTCGTAACCGCTACGTCGACAACCGGGCTGACGGCGACGGCCCGGACCTGTGGCAGATTCGGTCGCCGACCTCGGCAGTCGTTGACCACGCGCCCCCGGTCGACGCCCACCGCGGCCTCTCGGTCGACGGCGAGGGCTCGACGGTCCGGGTCGAGTTCGAGAAGCCCTACGCCGAACCGCCGCAGTTGACGTTCGGCCGCCGTGGCGGCGGGATTCGCGACGTCGAGTACACGACCGACGGCGACGGGAACGTCGACGGCGCCCGGATAACCGTCGCCGGGGGGACCGGGGTACTCGACGCGTTCGTGGACCCGGCGTGA
- a CDS encoding sialidase family protein — protein MTYHARGGFLRYYRRYAKTWVHAAATAGLTAFGTLTFVHRGFAVVALAVYVLPPVALYLSGTDPNFESENASAANPDAPAAEPAESPTDSRASADEGASDRAARSDPEWSAADSPTDAALFDAAFAGSSAFAVGEGGVVLADGADGDWRVALADGPGADASDLRAAAATDDGNAVWVAGDGGALGRVDAETGRHVDHSAPADRTDAWTDVAVAGTAGDETLLLANGSGEVLRGRYRDGDVAWDAPKKPGSGSSLSGATFAADGTAYLCDTADGVFESTDGGETFDRVGVEGAEGTLADVAAASRSDCAVAADDGVCHRYDGTNWTPERVADEPLRALARGDGQTVAAGDGGAVYWRADEDADWERVVTPVAGAVRGVAVGDAPDRDGERNLDCDGERDHDGDGALAVAVGAAGAIVELR, from the coding sequence ATGACCTACCACGCCCGCGGCGGCTTTCTGCGGTACTATCGCCGGTACGCGAAGACGTGGGTGCACGCGGCCGCCACCGCCGGACTCACCGCCTTCGGGACGTTGACGTTCGTCCACCGGGGTTTCGCGGTGGTCGCGCTCGCGGTCTACGTGCTCCCGCCGGTCGCGCTCTACCTCTCGGGGACCGACCCCAATTTCGAGTCCGAGAACGCGTCGGCGGCGAACCCGGACGCTCCGGCGGCGGAACCGGCCGAGTCTCCGACCGACTCGCGGGCGTCGGCGGACGAGGGAGCGTCCGACCGTGCGGCCCGAAGCGACCCCGAGTGGTCGGCCGCCGACTCGCCGACCGACGCGGCGCTGTTCGACGCCGCCTTCGCCGGGTCGAGCGCGTTCGCGGTCGGCGAAGGCGGCGTCGTCCTCGCCGACGGCGCGGACGGAGACTGGAGGGTCGCGCTCGCCGACGGACCGGGTGCCGACGCCAGCGACCTGCGCGCGGCCGCCGCGACCGACGATGGAAACGCGGTCTGGGTCGCCGGCGACGGCGGCGCGCTCGGCCGCGTCGACGCCGAAACCGGTCGCCACGTCGACCACTCCGCGCCCGCCGACCGCACCGACGCGTGGACCGACGTCGCCGTCGCTGGCACGGCCGGCGACGAGACGCTCCTGCTGGCGAACGGTTCCGGGGAGGTCTTGCGCGGCCGGTACCGCGACGGCGACGTGGCCTGGGACGCGCCGAAAAAGCCCGGGAGCGGGTCTAGCCTCTCCGGCGCGACGTTCGCCGCGGACGGGACGGCGTACCTCTGTGACACCGCCGACGGCGTCTTCGAGTCGACCGACGGCGGCGAGACGTTCGACCGGGTCGGCGTCGAAGGGGCCGAGGGAACCCTCGCCGACGTCGCCGCCGCGTCGCGGAGCGACTGCGCCGTCGCGGCCGACGACGGCGTCTGCCACCGCTACGACGGGACGAACTGGACGCCCGAGCGCGTCGCCGACGAACCCCTCCGGGCGCTGGCCCGCGGCGACGGTCAGACCGTCGCCGCGGGCGACGGCGGCGCGGTTTACTGGCGCGCGGACGAGGACGCCGACTGGGAGCGCGTCGTCACGCCGGTCGCGGGGGCGGTCCGGGGCGTCGCCGTCGGCGACGCCCCGGACCGCGACGGTGAGCGCAATCTCGACTGTGACGGTGAGCGCGACCACGACGGAGACGGTGCGCTCGCGGTCGCGGTCGGCGCGGCGGGCGCGATAGTCGAACTGCGGTGA
- a CDS encoding sulfite oxidase-like oxidoreductase — translation MKDATSIHEEFGGERLPPGQRETERFPVLSKSGTPRWDPETWEFTVTGAVENELSLSWAEFTDLPSETQRQDFHCVTGWSRFDNEFGGVTFPTLAEEAGVEDDAVHVMFGSLDGYTTNLPLEECLREEVLFTHEFDGQPLPSEHGGPLRVVTPHKYAYKGAKWVNSVEFLTEPQRGYWEKRGYSDTANPWNEERYSSW, via the coding sequence ATGAAGGACGCCACCTCGATACACGAGGAGTTCGGCGGCGAGCGCCTCCCGCCGGGCCAGCGGGAGACCGAGCGGTTCCCGGTGCTCTCGAAGAGCGGGACGCCCCGGTGGGACCCCGAGACGTGGGAGTTCACGGTGACGGGCGCGGTCGAGAACGAACTGTCACTGTCGTGGGCGGAGTTCACCGACCTGCCGAGCGAAACCCAGCGCCAGGACTTCCACTGCGTCACCGGGTGGAGTCGATTCGACAACGAGTTCGGCGGCGTGACGTTCCCGACGCTCGCGGAGGAGGCGGGCGTCGAAGACGACGCGGTCCACGTCATGTTCGGGTCGCTCGACGGCTACACCACGAACCTCCCGCTGGAGGAGTGTCTGCGCGAGGAGGTGCTGTTCACTCACGAGTTCGACGGCCAACCGCTCCCGTCTGAACACGGCGGACCGCTCCGGGTCGTCACGCCCCACAAGTACGCCTACAAGGGCGCCAAGTGGGTGAACTCCGTCGAGTTCCTCACGGAACCACAGCGGGGCTACTGGGAGAAGCGCGGCTACTCCGACACCGCGAACCCGTGGAACGAGGAGCGCTACAGTTCGTGGTGA
- a CDS encoding DUF1345 domain-containing protein, translating into MASESPLRRVTTGERRVHALVAAACFLVVVAVTGGVRTVTRLLAGWDTATLIWLALSWRFAWRSSASGTREWARGRTYGESQFDRTVAVLFSLFGLGSALGLVTLAEPPTAPVDHVQIWLSAVAVVLAWLALNTEYAAHYATLYYGDRPPERGLAFPGDPDPEADVDADPDHRDFAYFAFTLGTAISTSDVAITSSAIRTTALGHVLLAFAYNTGVLGLVVNLANLYA; encoded by the coding sequence GTGGCGTCCGAGTCGCCGCTCCGGCGGGTGACGACCGGCGAGCGTCGCGTCCACGCCCTCGTCGCCGCGGCGTGTTTCCTCGTCGTGGTCGCCGTCACGGGCGGCGTTCGCACCGTGACGCGACTGTTAGCGGGGTGGGACACCGCCACCCTGATCTGGCTCGCGCTCTCGTGGCGGTTCGCCTGGCGGTCCTCGGCTTCCGGGACGCGGGAGTGGGCGCGCGGTCGGACGTACGGCGAGTCCCAGTTCGACCGGACGGTCGCGGTGCTGTTCAGCCTGTTCGGACTCGGTTCCGCGCTCGGACTGGTGACGCTGGCCGAACCGCCGACCGCGCCGGTCGACCACGTCCAGATATGGCTGAGCGCGGTCGCGGTCGTACTGGCGTGGCTGGCCCTCAACACGGAGTACGCCGCCCACTACGCCACGCTCTACTACGGCGACCGACCGCCCGAGCGCGGCCTGGCGTTTCCGGGCGACCCCGACCCCGAGGCCGACGTCGACGCCGACCCCGACCACCGGGACTTCGCGTACTTCGCGTTCACCCTGGGAACCGCCATCTCCACCTCCGACGTGGCCATCACGAGTTCCGCCATCCGGACGACGGCGCTCGGCCACGTCCTGCTGGCGTTCGCCTACAACACGGGCGTGCTCGGACTGGTCGTGAACCTGGCGAACCTCTACGCGTGA
- a CDS encoding potassium channel family protein, protein MAGHSSSPSDSDTRSLVRFYLSDHETPLGMTVDVALLGLNLLFVGIFVAETYPLSATAEAWLWRLEVGIALVFLVEYALRLYAARDRVDEFFSFYAMVDLLSILPTLAVLALPVTLGVNVGFLRAIRVVRVVRFYRFTRDAEFLFGTVSDEALRALKLLLTVLTLLFVSAGLFYSFEHAANPGVSTFGDAFYYAVVTLTTVGFGDVTPVTVAGRWLTVAAILTAVILIPWQARNIVREWTSEEKVDVTCPNCGLTGHDPDASHCKACGHIIYQEYDPQA, encoded by the coding sequence ATGGCCGGTCACTCCTCGTCGCCGAGCGACTCGGATACCCGGTCGCTGGTGCGGTTCTACCTGTCGGACCACGAGACGCCGCTGGGGATGACCGTCGACGTGGCGTTGCTCGGGTTGAACCTCCTGTTCGTCGGCATCTTCGTGGCCGAGACGTATCCGCTCTCGGCGACCGCCGAAGCGTGGCTCTGGCGGCTGGAGGTCGGCATCGCGCTGGTGTTCCTCGTCGAGTACGCGCTCCGGCTGTACGCGGCCCGCGACCGGGTGGACGAGTTCTTCAGTTTCTACGCGATGGTCGACCTCCTCTCGATACTCCCGACGCTGGCGGTGCTGGCGCTGCCGGTGACGCTCGGGGTGAACGTCGGCTTCCTGCGGGCGATTCGGGTCGTCAGGGTGGTGCGGTTCTACCGGTTCACGCGCGACGCCGAGTTCCTCTTCGGGACCGTCTCGGACGAGGCGCTGCGCGCATTGAAACTGCTGTTGACGGTACTGACGCTGTTGTTCGTCTCGGCGGGGCTGTTCTACAGCTTCGAACACGCCGCCAACCCCGGCGTCTCGACGTTCGGCGACGCGTTCTACTACGCGGTCGTGACGCTGACGACGGTCGGGTTCGGCGACGTCACGCCGGTCACCGTCGCCGGCCGGTGGCTGACCGTCGCCGCCATCCTGACCGCGGTCATCCTGATTCCGTGGCAGGCCCGCAACATCGTCCGGGAGTGGACGAGCGAGGAGAAAGTCGACGTGACCTGTCCGAACTGCGGGCTGACGGGCCACGACCCCGACGCCTCCCACTGCAAGGCGTGCGGCCACATCATCTACCAGGAGTACGACCCCCAGGCGTGA